From Microplitis mediator isolate UGA2020A chromosome 11, iyMicMedi2.1, whole genome shotgun sequence, one genomic window encodes:
- the LOC130677140 gene encoding zinc finger and BTB domain-containing protein 41-like isoform X1: MGQTSDNETEVVYIKSEIPEIEDKTDNDDSALNQNDDQCKNVENDNDGTDNDEDDNDIDDDISFFEKKNSNLKHKCTFDGCDRSFKKPSRLLWHLRQHTGERPYKCNFEKCNKSYTTSSHLKRHLLSHKSIHEAVVTIILYRCGSCHLTLKSRENLVKHYRRVHGNKDRLSCDECKMNFRKKYKYDEHMAFHNGQWLKCKYCDREFKNMSKLSRHQKSHGTKYECPKANCNLIFDTFIELRKHSKDHPKEHQCNVCKKKFLHKNQWKRHLKTHEGKLIACPYEECNKSYCHSNQLNYHIRTKHEKSVLFECDLCKKTFTFKSVLSKHIQAVHVNKKLKVYKSGDERRERHDAGEAIRSMPSTLVGVLLPRKVEHIILNRKSSIEMSTENFESVDVKNFN, translated from the exons atgggTCAAACTAGTGACAATGAAACAGAAgttgtttatataaaatcagaaATTCCTGAAATAGAAGACAAAACTGATAATGATGACAGTGCTCTGAATCAAAATGATGATCAATGTAAGAATGTTGAAAACGATAACGATGGTACCGATAATGATGAAGATGATAATGATATTGATGATGatataagtttttttgaaaaaaagaattcaaatttaaaacataaatgTACATTTGACGGTTGCGATAgatcatttaaaaaaccatCACGTCTGCTGTGGCATCTTCGTCAACACACTGgagaa agaccttacaaatgtaattttgaaaaatgcaacaaaagtTACACGACATCGTCACATTTAAAACGACACTTATTGAGTCATAAGTCCATTCATGAAGCTGTTGT TACAATAATTTTGTATAGATGCGGCTCATGTCACTTGACATTGAAAAGCCGTGAAAATCTAGTAAAACATTATCGACGGGTGCACGGAAACAAAGATCGTTTGTCTTGTGATGAatgtaaaatgaattttcgtaaaaaatacaaatacgATGAGCACATGGCATTTCACAATGGCCAGTGGTTGAAGTGCAAGTACTGCGATcgtgaatttaaaaacatgAGTAAATTAAGTAGACACCAAAAGTCACACGGTACTAAGTATGAATGCCCTAAGGCAAATTGTAATCTGATCTTCGACACTTTCATCGAGTTACGAAAACATTCTAAGGATCATCCAaagg aacaTCAATGCAATGTATGtaagaagaaatttttacataaaaaccaATGGaaaagacatttaaaaacCCATGAAGGCAAACTTATCGCTTGTCCATACGAGGAGTGTAATAAAAGTTACTGTCATTCAAATCAATTGAACTATCACATTAGGACGAAGCACGAAAAGAGTGTCCTATTCGAATGTGATTTATGTAAGAAGACATTCACATTTAAATCGGTACTGAGTAAACATATACAAGCGGTgcatgtaaataaaaagttgaaagTATATAAATCAGGCGATGAAAGAAGGGAGAGACATGACGCTGGAGAAGCTATTCGAAGTATGCCGTCAACATTAGTAGGAGTTTTATTGCCGCGAAAAGTAGAACATATAATACTAAATCGTAAGAGCAGTATTGAAATGtcaactgaaaattttgaatccgttgacgtaaaaaattttaattaa
- the LOC130677140 gene encoding zinc finger and BTB domain-containing protein 41-like isoform X2: MGQTSDNETEVVYIKSEIPEIEDKTDNDDSALNQNDDQCKNVENDNDGTDNDEDDNDIDDDISFFEKKNSNLKHKCTFDGCDRSFKKPSRLLWHLRQHTGERPYKCNFEKCNKSYTTSSHLKRHLLSHKSIHEAVVCGSCHLTLKSRENLVKHYRRVHGNKDRLSCDECKMNFRKKYKYDEHMAFHNGQWLKCKYCDREFKNMSKLSRHQKSHGTKYECPKANCNLIFDTFIELRKHSKDHPKEHQCNVCKKKFLHKNQWKRHLKTHEGKLIACPYEECNKSYCHSNQLNYHIRTKHEKSVLFECDLCKKTFTFKSVLSKHIQAVHVNKKLKVYKSGDERRERHDAGEAIRSMPSTLVGVLLPRKVEHIILNRKSSIEMSTENFESVDVKNFN; the protein is encoded by the exons atgggTCAAACTAGTGACAATGAAACAGAAgttgtttatataaaatcagaaATTCCTGAAATAGAAGACAAAACTGATAATGATGACAGTGCTCTGAATCAAAATGATGATCAATGTAAGAATGTTGAAAACGATAACGATGGTACCGATAATGATGAAGATGATAATGATATTGATGATGatataagtttttttgaaaaaaagaattcaaatttaaaacataaatgTACATTTGACGGTTGCGATAgatcatttaaaaaaccatCACGTCTGCTGTGGCATCTTCGTCAACACACTGgagaa agaccttacaaatgtaattttgaaaaatgcaacaaaagtTACACGACATCGTCACATTTAAAACGACACTTATTGAGTCATAAGTCCATTCATGAAGCTGTTGT ATGCGGCTCATGTCACTTGACATTGAAAAGCCGTGAAAATCTAGTAAAACATTATCGACGGGTGCACGGAAACAAAGATCGTTTGTCTTGTGATGAatgtaaaatgaattttcgtaaaaaatacaaatacgATGAGCACATGGCATTTCACAATGGCCAGTGGTTGAAGTGCAAGTACTGCGATcgtgaatttaaaaacatgAGTAAATTAAGTAGACACCAAAAGTCACACGGTACTAAGTATGAATGCCCTAAGGCAAATTGTAATCTGATCTTCGACACTTTCATCGAGTTACGAAAACATTCTAAGGATCATCCAaagg aacaTCAATGCAATGTATGtaagaagaaatttttacataaaaaccaATGGaaaagacatttaaaaacCCATGAAGGCAAACTTATCGCTTGTCCATACGAGGAGTGTAATAAAAGTTACTGTCATTCAAATCAATTGAACTATCACATTAGGACGAAGCACGAAAAGAGTGTCCTATTCGAATGTGATTTATGTAAGAAGACATTCACATTTAAATCGGTACTGAGTAAACATATACAAGCGGTgcatgtaaataaaaagttgaaagTATATAAATCAGGCGATGAAAGAAGGGAGAGACATGACGCTGGAGAAGCTATTCGAAGTATGCCGTCAACATTAGTAGGAGTTTTATTGCCGCGAAAAGTAGAACATATAATACTAAATCGTAAGAGCAGTATTGAAATGtcaactgaaaattttgaatccgttgacgtaaaaaattttaattaa